In a genomic window of Enterobacter asburiae:
- a CDS encoding pyridoxal-phosphate dependent enzyme — translation MTIYHSVTELIGRTPLIQLHKLDTGPCSLFLKLENQNPGGSIKDRVALSMINEAERTGQLQPGGTIIEATAGNTGLGLALIAAQKGYSLILVVPDKMSREKIFHLRALGAQVVLTRSDVNKGHPAYYQDYARRLANELPGAFYIDQFNNEANPLAHRTTTAPELFEQLDGRIDAIVVGVGSGGTLGGLQAWFAEHSPHTEFVLADPAGSILADQVETGRYHDAGSWLVEGIGEDFIPPLAHIEGVNRAWRITDREAFTTARDLLKTEGILAGSSSGTLLAAALKYCQAQTAPKRVVTFACDSGNKYLSKMFNDDWMRQQGLITRPQAGDLSDYIALRHDEGATVTATPDDTLSTVLARMRLYDISQLPVLEDDKVVGIIDEWDLLRHIGGDGDRFALPVTAAMTRQVEFLDKRAPESALHAIFDRGLVAVINDNDRFLGLITRSDVLTAWRNRLQQ, via the coding sequence ATGACGATTTATCACTCGGTCACTGAACTGATTGGTCGTACCCCGCTTATCCAATTGCATAAGCTTGATACCGGTCCCTGCTCGCTGTTCCTGAAGCTGGAAAACCAGAACCCGGGCGGCTCTATCAAGGATCGCGTTGCGCTGTCGATGATTAACGAAGCGGAGCGCACCGGTCAGCTGCAGCCGGGCGGCACGATTATTGAAGCAACGGCGGGGAATACCGGTCTGGGCCTGGCGCTGATCGCCGCCCAGAAAGGCTACTCGCTGATCCTGGTGGTGCCGGACAAAATGAGCCGCGAGAAGATTTTCCACCTGCGCGCGCTGGGTGCCCAGGTGGTGCTGACCCGCTCCGACGTCAACAAGGGCCACCCCGCCTATTACCAGGATTACGCCCGGCGTCTGGCTAACGAGCTGCCCGGCGCGTTTTACATCGACCAGTTCAATAACGAAGCCAACCCGCTTGCGCACCGCACCACCACGGCACCGGAGCTGTTTGAGCAGCTTGACGGCAGGATCGACGCCATCGTGGTGGGCGTCGGCTCAGGCGGGACGCTCGGCGGCCTGCAGGCGTGGTTCGCCGAGCACTCTCCACACACGGAGTTTGTCCTGGCAGACCCCGCCGGATCGATTCTCGCCGACCAGGTGGAAACCGGACGCTACCACGACGCGGGCTCCTGGCTGGTTGAGGGCATTGGCGAGGACTTTATTCCGCCGCTGGCTCACATCGAAGGGGTGAATCGCGCCTGGCGCATCACCGACCGCGAAGCCTTCACCACTGCGCGCGATCTGCTGAAAACGGAAGGCATTCTGGCGGGCTCCTCCAGCGGCACGCTGCTGGCGGCCGCGCTGAAATACTGCCAGGCACAAACCGCGCCGAAACGCGTGGTGACCTTCGCCTGTGACAGCGGCAATAAGTACCTCTCGAAGATGTTCAACGATGACTGGATGCGTCAGCAAGGGCTCATCACGCGCCCTCAGGCCGGCGATCTCTCCGACTACATCGCCCTGCGACACGATGAAGGCGCCACCGTCACCGCCACTCCGGACGACACGCTTTCCACCGTACTGGCACGCATGCGCCTGTATGACATCTCCCAGCTGCCGGTCCTTGAGGACGACAAGGTGGTGGGCATTATCGACGAGTGGGATCTGCTGCGGCATATCGGCGGCGACGGCGACCGCTTTGCCCTTCCGGTGACGGCAGCCATGACGCGTCAGGTGGAATTCCTCGACAAACGCGCCCCGGAGAGCGCCCTTCACGCCATCTTCGACCGCGGTCTGGTGGCCGTGATTAACGACAATGACCGTTTTCTCGGCCTGATTACGCGCAGCGACGTTCTGACCGCGTGGCGCAATCGTCTACAGCAATAA
- a CDS encoding ATP-binding cassette domain-containing protein, with the protein MIVLRNISKVFDNGKVALTAVDNVNLTIEQGQIYGIIGYSGAGKSTLIRLLNGLEKPSAGSVTINGQDISAAKGEALRQARLKISMVFQHFNLLWSRTVSENIAFSMQIAGVPKARIKARVAELVDLVGLKGREHAYPSQLSGGQKQRVGIARALANNPDVLLCDEATSALDPQTTDQILDLLLDINRRFKLTIVLITHEMHVVRKICDRVAVMENGKVMEEGDVLSVFTHPQQPITQQFVRQVSQYAEEETFNTELANDLEGTVIRLTFTGHSTHKPIVGELTLRYGLPFNILHGKMTQTAHGVFGQLWVHVVASDEQLNNILADLQHSDIEGEVIKHG; encoded by the coding sequence ATGATCGTACTCAGGAATATTTCGAAGGTTTTCGACAACGGAAAGGTCGCGCTGACTGCCGTTGATAACGTCAATTTGACGATAGAGCAGGGACAGATTTACGGCATTATCGGCTACAGCGGCGCCGGGAAAAGCACGCTGATTCGTCTGCTGAACGGTCTGGAAAAACCCAGCGCCGGAAGCGTCACCATTAACGGGCAGGATATCTCTGCGGCAAAAGGTGAAGCGCTGCGTCAGGCGCGTCTGAAAATCAGCATGGTGTTCCAGCACTTCAACCTGCTGTGGTCGCGCACGGTGAGCGAGAACATCGCTTTCTCGATGCAAATCGCCGGTGTGCCAAAAGCCCGGATTAAGGCGCGCGTGGCCGAGCTGGTGGATCTGGTTGGCCTGAAGGGGCGTGAGCATGCGTATCCGTCGCAGCTGAGCGGCGGGCAAAAGCAGCGCGTGGGTATTGCGCGTGCTTTGGCTAACAACCCTGACGTGCTGCTCTGCGATGAAGCCACGTCCGCGCTCGACCCGCAGACCACCGATCAGATCCTCGATCTGCTGCTGGACATTAACCGTCGCTTCAAACTCACCATCGTGCTGATTACGCACGAGATGCACGTGGTGCGCAAAATCTGCGACCGCGTGGCGGTGATGGAGAACGGTAAAGTCATGGAGGAGGGCGACGTGCTGAGCGTCTTTACCCATCCGCAGCAGCCGATTACGCAGCAGTTTGTCCGCCAGGTGAGCCAGTACGCTGAGGAAGAAACCTTCAATACCGAACTGGCAAACGATCTGGAAGGCACGGTCATCAGGCTGACCTTTACCGGGCACAGCACCCATAAGCCGATCGTGGGTGAACTAACCCTGCGCTACGGCCTGCCGTTTAACATCCTGCACGGGAAAATGACCCAAACCGCCCACGGTGTGTTTGGCCAGCTCTGGGTGCACGTGGTGGCATCCGACGAACAACTGAACAATATCCTCGCCGACCTGCAGCACAGCGATATTGAAGGCGAGGTGATTAAACATGGCTGA
- a CDS encoding ABC transporter permease: MAENLFPHLKWDQLWAATLETLYMTALSGVATFVLGIVLGLALFLTARGGLFHNRTVYSVISIVVNVFRSIPFIILIVLLIPFTKTIVGTILGANAALPALIVGAAPFYARLVEIALREVDKGVIEATRSMGARLSTLVFRVLLPESSPALVSGITVTLIALVSYSAMAGVIGAGGLGNLAYLEGFQRNHGDVTLVATVTILIIVFIIQFCGDVITSLLDKR, from the coding sequence ATGGCTGAGAATCTCTTTCCGCATCTCAAGTGGGATCAACTCTGGGCGGCAACGCTGGAGACGCTTTACATGACCGCGCTTTCAGGCGTAGCGACTTTTGTGCTGGGCATCGTGCTGGGTCTGGCGCTGTTTTTAACCGCGCGCGGCGGGCTGTTCCACAACCGCACGGTTTACAGCGTGATTTCGATTGTGGTGAACGTGTTCCGCTCTATTCCGTTCATCATTTTGATTGTATTGCTGATCCCGTTCACGAAAACCATCGTGGGGACCATCCTTGGCGCCAACGCGGCACTCCCGGCGCTGATTGTGGGCGCAGCACCGTTCTACGCACGCCTGGTGGAGATCGCCCTGCGTGAAGTGGACAAAGGCGTTATAGAAGCAACGCGCTCGATGGGCGCACGACTGAGCACGTTAGTGTTTCGGGTTTTGCTGCCGGAATCATCACCTGCACTGGTATCAGGCATAACGGTGACGCTCATTGCGCTGGTGAGCTACAGCGCCATGGCGGGGGTGATTGGTGCCGGCGGTTTGGGAAATCTGGCTTATCTGGAAGGATTCCAGCGCAACCATGGTGACGTCACGCTGGTGGCAACGGTGACCATTCTGATCATCGTTTTCATTATCCAGTTCTGCGGCGATGTCATTACATCACTGTTAGATAAACGCTAA
- a CDS encoding methionine ABC transporter substrate-binding protein, protein MKKTLTLIAAATLSALSFASWADTLTVGASNTPHAEILEQAKPILAKQGIDLEIKPFQDYILPNTALAGHDIDANYFQHIPYLNSVLKDHAGDKDYDFVSAGAIHIEPIGIYSKKYKSLKDLPEGGKIIMRDAVSEEGRILSIFEKEGVIKLKPGIDKVTARISDIVENPKKLKFTPNVEASLLPQMYNNDEGDAVVINANYAIDAGLDPVHDPIAVESGENNPYANIITVHRGDEKKKDIVALVNVLHSKEIQDWIRTKYKGAVIPVNN, encoded by the coding sequence ATGAAAAAGACACTGACGCTGATTGCCGCCGCAACCCTGAGCGCCCTGAGCTTCGCCTCCTGGGCCGACACCCTGACCGTGGGCGCGTCCAACACGCCGCACGCCGAAATTCTGGAGCAGGCCAAGCCAATTCTGGCGAAGCAGGGTATCGACCTGGAGATCAAACCGTTCCAGGACTACATTCTGCCCAACACCGCGCTGGCGGGACATGACATTGACGCCAACTATTTCCAGCATATTCCTTACCTGAACAGCGTGCTGAAAGATCACGCGGGCGATAAAGACTATGACTTTGTCAGTGCGGGCGCGATCCACATTGAGCCCATCGGCATCTACTCCAAAAAATACAAATCGCTGAAGGACCTGCCGGAAGGCGGCAAGATCATCATGCGTGATGCGGTTTCCGAAGAAGGCCGTATTCTCTCCATCTTCGAAAAAGAGGGCGTGATCAAGCTGAAGCCGGGCATCGATAAAGTGACCGCGCGCATCAGCGATATCGTCGAGAACCCGAAAAAGCTGAAGTTCACGCCGAACGTGGAAGCGTCTCTGCTGCCGCAGATGTATAACAACGACGAAGGCGACGCGGTGGTGATTAACGCCAACTACGCGATTGACGCCGGTCTGGACCCGGTTCATGACCCGATTGCGGTCGAGAGCGGTGAAAACAACCCGTACGCCAACATCATTACCGTGCATCGCGGCGACGAGAAGAAGAAAGACATTGTCGCGCTGGTGAACGTGCTGCACTCCAAAGAGATTCAGGACTGGATCCGCACTAAATACAAAGGCGCGGTCATTCCCGTAAACAACTAA
- the fumD gene encoding fumarate hydratase FumD has product MGNVTKDEALYQEMCRVVGKVVLEMRDLGQEPKHIVIAGVLRTALANQRVKRSELTTEAMETVVKALAG; this is encoded by the coding sequence ATGGGTAACGTGACCAAAGATGAAGCGCTGTACCAGGAGATGTGCCGGGTGGTCGGGAAGGTGGTGCTTGAGATGCGTGATTTAGGGCAGGAGCCAAAGCATATTGTCATTGCCGGAGTCCTGCGAACCGCGCTGGCGAACCAGCGCGTTAAACGCAGTGAATTGACAACCGAAGCGATGGAAACGGTGGTTAAAGCGCTGGCCGGGTAA
- a CDS encoding amino acid ABC transporter permease codes for MIAGFNVIADNLDYLLWGRAAAGEPGGVLLSLLMAAGAAILALPGGIALACAAWRYPGPGRKALFLWAELIRGIPLIFVIFWMWYLLPLMTGGDLPGALTVTLALAWFTAASVMHSVLAGLNALPAGQYEAALTQGFSTRQTLWRVLLPQVMRNILPSLVGIFISLLKDTSLAFIVNVPELTTVAGQVNNRVQIYPAAIFIFTGVVYYLLCCSLEQLAKRWRLTRPAL; via the coding sequence ATGATTGCCGGATTTAACGTGATTGCTGATAACCTGGATTATCTGCTGTGGGGACGTGCCGCTGCGGGTGAGCCCGGAGGCGTGTTGCTCTCGCTGCTGATGGCCGCGGGTGCCGCCATACTTGCTTTGCCCGGCGGTATTGCGCTGGCGTGCGCCGCGTGGCGCTATCCCGGACCTGGGCGTAAGGCGCTGTTTTTATGGGCAGAGTTGATACGCGGTATTCCGCTCATCTTTGTGATTTTCTGGATGTGGTATCTGCTGCCGCTGATGACCGGCGGCGATCTGCCGGGGGCGCTTACCGTCACGCTGGCACTGGCCTGGTTCACGGCGGCATCGGTCATGCATTCGGTTCTCGCCGGGCTAAACGCGTTGCCCGCCGGGCAATATGAAGCGGCACTGACCCAGGGGTTCAGCACGCGGCAAACCCTGTGGCGCGTGCTGCTCCCGCAGGTGATGCGCAATATTCTGCCGTCTCTGGTGGGGATATTTATCAGCCTGCTGAAGGATACGTCGCTGGCGTTTATCGTGAACGTCCCGGAACTGACGACTGTAGCGGGCCAGGTCAACAACCGGGTGCAAATCTACCCGGCGGCCATTTTTATCTTTACGGGCGTGGTCTACTACCTGCTCTGCTGCTCGCTCGAGCAGCTTGCGAAACGCTGGCGCCTTACCCGGCCAGCGCTTTAA